The candidate division WOR-3 bacterium genome includes the window TGCGATTGAGCCCCAGACTTCAGGTGCAGGCTTGCCGATATGCATCAGGGCAAAGGGAATCGTTGAGACCACAATCGCGGCAGCCGGCCCGGCCCGTCGCTCGAATCCAAACAGAAGATAGCCTCGGAACAGGAATTCCCAGCCGAACATATAGACAGCTCGAACCAACATGCACATAGCAAAGCCCGCGAATCCGTACCGCGATTCGTTGAAGTAGGGATACGCGTGCTGAAACGACGGCTGGTGTGATGCCCAGAGGACTAGAGGTAGCGTCGCAAGCAGCAGGATGCCTGTGTCCGGCAGCCAAGTTCTCCAGCGTCCCAACGACCATCCAAGCTCCTTTGGGCGAGACTTCAGGAGCGGCACCGAAGCCAGGGTAAGAGTTAGGTAGAGAACGCCGCGCAAGAGGTGAGCTCCGGGTTTGACCCAGCCCTGATTCGGCAGCGCGGTTGACAGCGTCCGGACCACGGAATACAGCATAGAGCCGGCCTGTGCAGCAAGTGAACGCGGGATGTACTGGGACCCGAGCATGGCCGCGGTTGCAACCAGTCCGATCAGAAACAGGTCCGGATGTTCGAAGGCGGCGCGAATGTCCTGCCGAAGATTCCGAAACCAGGTCATCCGATACGATAGAATAGCCGGTGCTTCAGTCAAGTCGAAAGAGTAAGGGGCGGGCATTTGCCCGCCCCTTACCGGCAGTTCTTGCTAGTGT containing:
- a CDS encoding CPBP family intramembrane glutamic endopeptidase; its protein translation is MTWFRNLRQDIRAAFEHPDLFLIGLVATAAMLGSQYIPRSLAAQAGSMLYSVVRTLSTALPNQGWVKPGAHLLRGVLYLTLTLASVPLLKSRPKELGWSLGRWRTWLPDTGILLLATLPLVLWASHQPSFQHAYPYFNESRYGFAGFAMCMLVRAVYMFGWEFLFRGYLLFGFERRAGPAAAIVVSTIPFALMHIGKPAPEVWGSIAAGLILGILALRGRSFLPAALLHFLVATALDTLVLTI